The Streptomyces venezuelae genomic interval CTCGACCGCGTACATCCAGGCGATCTTGTGCCGGAGCTGAGTGAGCAGCGCGGTCAGGGCCGGGCTGCCGGAGGCCTGCGCCAGCGTCTCGTGGAACCAGCCCCCGAGCGAGCGCAGATCCTCGCCCTGGCCGCGCCTGGCCCGCTCCTGCCCCAGCCTGACCAGGCCCCGCAGCACCTTCAGGTGTGCCTCGGTGCGCCGCTGCGCGGCCCGGGCCGCCCCCAGCGGTTCCAGCAGGGCCCGCATGTCGAGCAGATCGGCCGCCTCCTGCTCGGTGGGCTCGGCGACATGGGCGCCGGCGTGGCGGCGGGTGACGACGAAGCCCTCGGACTCCAGGGTGCGCAGGGCCTCGCGGACCGGGACACGGGAGACCCCGTAGCGGCGCGCGAGCTGCTCCTCGGTCAGCCGCCCACCCCGCTCGAAGACACCGGAGACGATGTCGTCCCGGATCGCCGTGCATACCGATTGCGCGGGAACGCGCATGTCCGACCTCCGCCTTGGTCCGCGAGAGACAATTCGAGCGACGCCTGTTCTGCGTCCGTTCCGCGACTCTATTGCAGGAGGCCGGAAATTCCGATGCCCCTCCGGAATCCAGGCATATGTTCCGGTCGGCAAAAAGCCCCGACTCAGTGCGAGCCGGGGCTTCTGCGACGTGATCGGCGTGGCGTCAGAGGCTGACGCCGCGGGCACGCAGGTACGAGATGGGGTTCAGGTCCGAGCCGTAGTCGGAGCCCGTCCGCGCCTCGAAGTGGAGGTGCGGGCCGGTCGAGTTGCCGGACGAGCCCGAGATGCCTATCTGCTGGCCCGGCTCGACGCTCTGGCCGACGTAGACCCCGATGGACGAGAGGTGACCGTACTGGGTGTACGTGCCGTCGTTCATCCGGATGACGATGTTGTTGCCGTACGCGCCGCCCCAGCCGGCCTCGACGACGGTGCCGGAGCCGACGGAGACGACCGAGCTGCCGTAGGAGGCGTGGAAGTCGATGCCGGAGTGGCTGCCGGAGGACCAGAGCGAGCCGCCGGTCTTGTAGCCGGTGGTCACGTACGAGCCGGCCACGGGGAGCTGGAAGGAGTTGAGGCGCTTGCGCTCGGCCTCGCGGGCGGCGCGCTCGCGCTCCTCGCGGACCTCCTTGGCACGGGCCTCGGCCTTGCGCTTCGCCTCGGCGCGGGCCTCCGCCTGGGCCTTCTCCTTGGCGATGGCCTCGAAGGCCTCCTGCTCCTGGGCGGCAGCCTGGGCGTCGATCCGGTCGGCGAGCGAGTCCTCGGTGATCACCTGCGTGAGCCCGGTGTCCTCGGGGGAGCGCCTCTCCGTGTCGGCGGCGAGCGCCGGGGAGGCGAGGGTTCCGATGACGCCGGTGGTGGCGAGCGTCGCGGCGCCGGCGATGCCCACGCTGCGGCGCGCCATCCGGCTCGGACCACGATGCTTCCCGGTGGCACGGGTGAACGCCATGTAGGGGCTGATCCTTTCCTTCCTTCTCGCCTACCGGGTTAGCTGACGGGTTCGGAGCAGGAAGGTCTCCTACGGGCCCCTCCGTACGCGACGAAGGCGCCCGATTCACCCCAGGGACTGTGTGGGTCCCCGGCTCCCCAGGCTCGCGCCTGACGGGGACTCGGCGATGACTGTCCGCTGCCGCGAGTGCGGCGCGTGCAACTGACGAACAGACGCACCGACGCTATGCGGATCGCCTTTCAATCGCCAAACAGACACGTCAGTTTGTAAGACATGCCACAGGGCAGACAGCCACCCTTGCCCTCTAATCCGGACAAAGCGGAAGGCCTCGACGAAATCATGACGTCGAGGCCTTCCGTCGCCGGCCCGGCGGGTGCGACCCCGCGGCCCGGCGGGTGCGATCAGCCGGTCACCACGGTGACTTCACCGATGCCGAGCGCGCGCACGGGCTCGGCGATCTGCGCCGCGTCGCCCACGAGCACCGTGACGAGCCGGTCCACCGGGAAGGCGCTGACCACGGCCGCGGTCGCCTCGACCGTGCCCGTCTCGGCCAGGCGCGCGTACAACTGGGCCTGGTAGTCGTCCGGGAGGTGCTGCTCGACCTGGTCGGAGAGCGTCCCGGCGACCGAGGCGGCCGTCTCGTACTTGAGCGGTGCCACACCCACCAGGTTCTGCACGGCCGTCTCTCGCTCCGCGTCGTTAAGACCTTCCGCGGCGAGGGTCCGCAGCACCTTCCACAGGTCGTCAAGTGCCGGACCGGTGTTGGGGGTGTCGACCGAGCCGCTGATGGCGAGCATCGACGCGCCGTTCCCCTCGGCGTCGGAGCGGAGCACCTGCCCGAAGGCCCGCACGCCGTACGTGTAGCCCTTCTCCTCGCGCAGGACCCGGTCGAGCCGCGAGGTCAGCGTGCCGCCGAGGCAGTACGTGCCGAGGACCTGAGCCGCCCAGACGCTGTCGTGGCGGTCCGGACCGATCCGGCCGATCAGCAACTGGGTCTGGACCGCGCCGGGACGGTCCACGATGACGACCCGTCCGGTGTCGTCGGCGGTGATCGGCGGCATCGCGAGCGCCTCGGCCGGCTCTCCGGTCCAGGTGCCCAGCGTCTCGGCGAGGACCTTGTCCAGGTCGACGCCCGTCAGATCGCCCACCACCACGGCGGTGGCCGTGCCGGGGCGGATGTACGCCTCGTAGAAGGCGCGGACCGCGGCGGCGTCGATCGCGGCGACCGTCTCCTCCGTGCCCTGACGCGGCCGGGACATGCGCGACTCGGCCGGGAACAGCTCCTTGGAGAGCTGCTTGGCCGCGCGGCGGGCCGGGTTGGCCGTCTCGTGCGGGATCTCGTCGAGGCGGTTGCGCACGAGGCGCTCGATCTCGGTCTCCAGGAACGCCGGGGCGATCAGCGCCTCGGAGAGCAGCCCGAGCGCCTTGGGCAGCCGGGAGACGGGCACCTCGAGGGAGACCCGCACGCCCGGGTGGTCCGCGTGCGCGTCGAGCGTGGCGCCGCAGCGCTCCAGCTCGGCCGCGAACTCCTCGGCGTCGCGCTGGTCCGTGCCCTCGGAGAGCGCGCGGGCCATGATCGTGGCGACACCGTCGAGACCGGCCGGCTCGGCGTCCAGCGGGGCGGGCAGGAAGAGCTCCACGGCCACGACCTGCTGGCCGGGGCGGTGGCTGGTCAGCACGGTCAGGCCGTTGGCCAGGGAGCCGCGGTCCGGGGCCGGGAAGGCCCAGGGCCTGGCGACGCCCGGCGCGGGCTGCGGGTGGAAGTCCATGCTCGTCAAAGACACGGCAGCGTCGGTCACTGGTCCGCTCCCTCTTCCTCGTCGCTGTCGCTCTGTTCGGTCGTCACCGGCTCGTAGACGAGCACCGCGCGGTTGTCGGGGCGCAGCCGGGCCGCGGCGGCCGCCCGCACCTCCTCGGCGGTGATGTCGAGGACCCGGTCGACGGCGGTGAGGGCGAGCTGCGGGTCGCCGAACAGCACCGCGAAGCGGCACAGTTCGTCGGCGCGGCCCGCGACGGTGCCGAGCCGGTCGAGCCACTCGCGCTCCAACTGGGCCTGCGCGCGCTCCATCTCCTCGGGCGTCGGGCCCTCGGCGGCGAAGCGGGCCAGCTCCTCGTCGACGGCCGCCTCGATCTGCGGGACCTCGACGCCGCCGGAGGTCTTGACGTCCAGCCAGCCCAGCGAGGGGGCCCCGGCGAGCCGCAGCAGGCCGAAGCCGGCGGCGACGGCCGTCCGGTCCCGGCGGACCAGGCGGTTGTGCAGGCGGGAGGACTCGCCACCGCCGAGGACCGTCAGGGCCAGGTCGGCGGCGTCGCACTCGCGCGTCCCGTCGTGCGGCAGCCGGTAGGCGGCCATGAGCGCGCGCGCCGGGACCTCCTCGACGAGGACCACACGCTGCTCCGTGCCCATGACGTCGGGCAGCGAGCCGTCGCGCGGGGGCCGCTTGCCGTCGTGGGAGGGGATGGAGCCGAAGTACTTCTCGACCCAGGCGAGGGTCTGCTCCGGGTCGATGTCGCCGACGACCGACAGCACCGCGTTGTTCGGCGCGTAGTACGTGCGGAAGAAGTTCCGCGCGTCCTCCAGCGTGGCGGCGTCCAGGTCCGCCATGGACCCGATCGGTGTGTGGTGGTACGGGTGGCCCTCCGGGTAGGCCAGCGCGGTCAGCTTCTCGAAGGCCGTGCCGTACGGCACGTTGTCGTACCGCTGGCGGCGCTCGTTCTTGACGACGTCCCGCTGGTTCTCCATGGACTCGTCGTCCAGGGCCGCGAGCAGCGAGCCCATGCGGTCGGCCTCCAGCCAGAGCGCGAGCTCCAGCTGGTGGGTGGGCATGGTCTCGAAGTAGTTGG includes:
- a CDS encoding M16 family metallopeptidase; its protein translation is MPMGHTATAEAGSGGLTATEHRLANGLRVVLSEDHLTPVAAVCLWYDVGSRHEVEGRTGLAHLFEHLMFQGSKQVHGNGHFELVQGAGGSLNGTTSFERTNYFETMPTHQLELALWLEADRMGSLLAALDDESMENQRDVVKNERRQRYDNVPYGTAFEKLTALAYPEGHPYHHTPIGSMADLDAATLEDARNFFRTYYAPNNAVLSVVGDIDPEQTLAWVEKYFGSIPSHDGKRPPRDGSLPDVMGTEQRVVLVEEVPARALMAAYRLPHDGTRECDAADLALTVLGGGESSRLHNRLVRRDRTAVAAGFGLLRLAGAPSLGWLDVKTSGGVEVPQIEAAVDEELARFAAEGPTPEEMERAQAQLEREWLDRLGTVAGRADELCRFAVLFGDPQLALTAVDRVLDITAEEVRAAAAARLRPDNRAVLVYEPVTTEQSDSDEEEGADQ
- a CDS encoding M23 family metallopeptidase: MAFTRATGKHRGPSRMARRSVGIAGAATLATTGVIGTLASPALAADTERRSPEDTGLTQVITEDSLADRIDAQAAAQEQEAFEAIAKEKAQAEARAEAKRKAEARAKEVREERERAAREAERKRLNSFQLPVAGSYVTTGYKTGGSLWSSGSHSGIDFHASYGSSVVSVGSGTVVEAGWGGAYGNNIVIRMNDGTYTQYGHLSSIGVYVGQSVEPGQQIGISGSSGNSTGPHLHFEARTGSDYGSDLNPISYLRARGVSL
- a CDS encoding M16 family metallopeptidase, which produces MDFHPQPAPGVARPWAFPAPDRGSLANGLTVLTSHRPGQQVVAVELFLPAPLDAEPAGLDGVATIMARALSEGTDQRDAEEFAAELERCGATLDAHADHPGVRVSLEVPVSRLPKALGLLSEALIAPAFLETEIERLVRNRLDEIPHETANPARRAAKQLSKELFPAESRMSRPRQGTEETVAAIDAAAVRAFYEAYIRPGTATAVVVGDLTGVDLDKVLAETLGTWTGEPAEALAMPPITADDTGRVVIVDRPGAVQTQLLIGRIGPDRHDSVWAAQVLGTYCLGGTLTSRLDRVLREEKGYTYGVRAFGQVLRSDAEGNGASMLAISGSVDTPNTGPALDDLWKVLRTLAAEGLNDAERETAVQNLVGVAPLKYETAASVAGTLSDQVEQHLPDDYQAQLYARLAETGTVEATAAVVSAFPVDRLVTVLVGDAAQIAEPVRALGIGEVTVVTG
- a CDS encoding GntR family transcriptional regulator: MRVPAQSVCTAIRDDIVSGVFERGGRLTEEQLARRYGVSRVPVREALRTLESEGFVVTRRHAGAHVAEPTEQEAADLLDMRALLEPLGAARAAQRRTEAHLKVLRGLVRLGQERARRGQGEDLRSLGGWFHETLAQASGSPALTALLTQLRHKIAWMYAVEQPAHPVEAWTEHGAIVDAVARGDAERARALTALHAERSLALHRLKRPERGRVRVSQHVVNTASGQN